GCCCATCACGCCGGTGAACCGCTCGGACGAGTCGGGAACGACCGAGAACTTCGTCGACTACCTGTCGGTGGCAGCAGGCGAGGCGTGGCCGCACGAGGTCAGCGGCAACTGGCCGGTTCCGGGTGGCGAGGCGGCCAAGGGCACCTCGGGTGTCAAGCGCGCCATCTCGGCCGGACAGGGCACCATCGGCTACCTCGACGCCAGCCGCGTGGGTGAGCTCGGCACGGTGGCCGTCGGCGTGGGCAACGAATTCGTCCCGTACTCGCCGGAAGCCGCGGCGAAGGTGCTGGAGGTCTCGAAGCGAATCAAGGGACAGGGCGAGCACGTCTTCGCCTACGACCTGGCCCGGGACACCAAGGAGTCCGGCACGTACCCGATCGCTCTGGTCTCCTACGGCATGGCCTGCGGAAGTTACGACGATCCGCAGAAGGGCAAACTCGTGCGGTCCTACTTCGAGTACATGCTCAGTGCCGAGGGCCAGCAGGCGGCTGCCGAGGCGGCCGGTTCGGCACCGATCTCGGACGCGCTGCGCAAGAAGCTGATGCCCGCTGTGCAGGCCATCGGCGCAAGCTGAAACACGCACCGACTGTGAGTTCGGGGAGGGTCTCTGCCGGGGAACCTCCCCGAACTTGGTGTGACGCTTCCTCGTCCACCGCATCACTCGAAGGAACCCGTGTGACCGATACCATTCAAAGCGCATCCGAACGCCGCAGAGCGAGGCAGCGGCCGGGAGACCGCGTGTTCACCGGTACCGCGACCGGTGCGGGCATCCTGATCCTCGTGCTCCTGGCCGGCGTCGCCGCGTTTCTGCTGATCGAGGCCTGGCCTGCGTTGCTCGCCCCGGACGAGAAAATCCCGGGCGGTGAGGGACTGGTCGTCTACATTTGGCCGCTGGTGTTCGGCACCTTGTGGGCGGCCGTGCTGGCGCTGGTGATCGCCGCACCGCTGGCGGTGCTCATCGCGCTGTTCATCACCCATTACGCCCCGCGTCACTTCGCACAGGGGCTGGGCTACATCATCGACCTGCTTGCCGCCGTGCCGAGCATCATCTACGGCCTCTGGGGATTCTCCGTGCTCGCGCCGGCTACCACGGGCCTGACCCGGTGGCTGGAGGACAACCTCGGTTTCATCCCGCTGTTCGCGGGCCCGGTCTCGACCACCGGTCGCACCATGTTCACCACAGCACTGGTGCTCGCGGTGATGATCCTGCCGATCATCACCGCGGTCGTGCGGGAGGCTTTCGTGCAGACGCCACGCCTGCACGAGGAAGCCTCCCTGGCGCTGGGTGCCACTCGTCTGGAGATGATCCGGATGGCGGTGTTGCCGTTCGGTCGCTCCAGCATCGTCAGCGGGTCCATGCTCGGTCTCGGACGCGCGCTGGGCGAGACGATGGCCGTGGCGATCGTCCTCTCGACGTCCGGCGGGGTCACGTTCAACCTGATCAGTTCGGGCAACCCGTCGACGATCGCGGCCAACATCGCGCTGGAGTTCCCGGAATCCTCCGGCATCGCCATCGACACCCTGATCGCCTCCGGCCTCGTCCTGTTCGCCATCACGCTGGTGGTGAACATGCTCGCCCGAGCGATCGTCAACCGGAGCCGCGACTCTTCGGGAGCCAACTGATGAGCACCCCGACCACTTCTCCTTCGTCGACGCGGCCCGACTCCGAGGCCGTGTCCTCCTCGGCAGCGATCGCGCGTGGCGCCCTGCCCCGATGGGCACCATGGGCCACCCTGGCCGCGGGGATGCTCGTGGCAGGCCTGCTGTCGTCGATCACGGGTTTCGCTGTCGTCCTCTTCGCCATCGAGACCGTGTTGTTCTACACGATCGCGATCTATGCCTGGTCGCGCCTCGTCGAGGGCGCGCGCAAGGCCGCTGACCGGCGTTTTACGGCCATCGTCGCCTCCGCGTTCCTGCTCGCGCTGATGCCGCTGATCTCCGTGCTGATCACTGTGGTGTCCAAGGGTCTCGAGCGCTTCGACCTGCAGTTTTTCACCTACTCGATGCGTGGTGTCGTCGGTGCGGGTGGGGGTGCCTATCACGCCCTCATGGGCACGCTGATCGTCTGCGGATTGGCCGCGCTGATGTCGGTGCCGATCGGCCTGCTCACCGCGATCTACCTCGTCGAGTACGGCCGCGGCAAGCTGGCCAGAGCGATCACGTTCGTCGTCGACGTGATGACCGGTATCCCGTCGATCGTCGCCGGGTTGTTCGCCTACGCCCTGTTCGGGCTGTTGTTCGGCCCGGGCACCATTACCGGCTTTGCCGGTGCGGTCGCGCTGAGCGTGCTGATGACCCCGGTGGTCGTACGCTCCAGCGAAGAAGCGATCAAGCTCGTGCCGAGCGATCTCCGTGAGGCCGCGTACGCGCTGGGAACTCCCAAGTACCGCGTGATCCTGCGGATCGTCCTGCCGACCGCGGTGGCCGGAAT
This Haloactinomyces albus DNA region includes the following protein-coding sequences:
- the pstS gene encoding phosphate ABC transporter substrate-binding protein PstS, producing the protein MRRTVTLPVAAALTLVLGACGAANEQAAGGSQGSGLSGTINGAGASSQEAAQQAWRAEFVKKNPNVTVNYSPIGSGGGRERFVSGATDFGGTDAALEGEELAAAKKRCGTLVEVPTYVSPIAVAFNLEGVDQLKLKPATIAKIFNQKITKWNDPAIAATNPDVQLPNLPITPVNRSDESGTTENFVDYLSVAAGEAWPHEVSGNWPVPGGEAAKGTSGVKRAISAGQGTIGYLDASRVGELGTVAVGVGNEFVPYSPEAAAKVLEVSKRIKGQGEHVFAYDLARDTKESGTYPIALVSYGMACGSYDDPQKGKLVRSYFEYMLSAEGQQAAAEAAGSAPISDALRKKLMPAVQAIGAS
- the pstC gene encoding phosphate ABC transporter permease subunit PstC codes for the protein MQSASERRRARQRPGDRVFTGTATGAGILILVLLAGVAAFLLIEAWPALLAPDEKIPGGEGLVVYIWPLVFGTLWAAVLALVIAAPLAVLIALFITHYAPRHFAQGLGYIIDLLAAVPSIIYGLWGFSVLAPATTGLTRWLEDNLGFIPLFAGPVSTTGRTMFTTALVLAVMILPIITAVVREAFVQTPRLHEEASLALGATRLEMIRMAVLPFGRSSIVSGSMLGLGRALGETMAVAIVLSTSGGVTFNLISSGNPSTIAANIALEFPESSGIAIDTLIASGLVLFAITLVVNMLARAIVNRSRDSSGAN
- the pstA gene encoding phosphate ABC transporter permease PstA, which gives rise to MSTPTTSPSSTRPDSEAVSSSAAIARGALPRWAPWATLAAGMLVAGLLSSITGFAVVLFAIETVLFYTIAIYAWSRLVEGARKAADRRFTAIVASAFLLALMPLISVLITVVSKGLERFDLQFFTYSMRGVVGAGGGAYHALMGTLIVCGLAALMSVPIGLLTAIYLVEYGRGKLARAITFVVDVMTGIPSIVAGLFAYALFGLLFGPGTITGFAGAVALSVLMTPVVVRSSEEAIKLVPSDLREAAYALGTPKYRVILRIVLPTAVAGISTGVTLAVARVIGETAPLLIATGTTASTNLNPFEGQMATLSVFAYYEYATPGVPPDPYLDRAWAAALTLMVIVMLLNLVARLISLFFAPKSR